In Hypomesus transpacificus isolate Combined female chromosome 4, fHypTra1, whole genome shotgun sequence, the following are encoded in one genomic region:
- the LOC124467415 gene encoding trichohyalin-like: MRDNLEQNTAEIQQQRHEVDRATGELNIKKNELELSSIEVNKQRDEMSKEKIQVEQDKQNIQGEKVELERIKTELQERSENLDQLMDMTKREKEGLEEIYGQIQKEREDITKQMEDVKNRTLDLEAMKAEIELEKQGIEDIKKILSNGREEIERVKIEMEAEKKNIKNLNRKMKEDMNVLEERKAEMEIEKKEAEKHMAELKEEEQDIKESINKMRDNLEQNTAEIQQQRHEVDRAMGELHIKKNELQLSSIEVNKQRDEMSNEKIQVEQDKQNIRGEKVELERIKTELQEKSENLDQLMDMTKREKDGLEEISGQIQKEREDITKQMEDVKNRTLDLEAMKAEVESEKQEIEDIKKMLSDERDDLKQMKIELESQHLHIDNTKGRINMAMDELEERKTEMEKEKKEAEKHRAELKEEEQDIKESINKMRDNLEQNTAEIQQQRDEVDRAMGELNIKKNELELSSIEVNKQRDEMSKEKIQVEQDKQNIQGEKVELERIKTELQERSENLDQLMDMTLKLS; this comes from the exons atgagagacaaccttgagcagaacacggctgaaatacaacaacagagacatgaggtagacagggcaacgggagaattaaacatcaaaaagaatgaactggaactaagctctatagaggtgaataaacagagagatgagatgtcaaaggaaaagatccaggtggagcaagacaaacaaaatattcaaggtgaaaaggttgaactggaacggatcaagactgagttacaagaaaggtcagagaatctagatcaactcatggacatgacaaaacgagaaaaggagggccttgaagagatttatggccagattcagaaggaaagagaggatattacaaaacaaatggaagatgtcaagaatagaacactggatctggaggcaatgaagGCTGAAATTGAGTTAGAGAAACAAGGAATcgaagacatcaagaagattctatcaaacgggagagaagaaattgaacgagtcaagattgagatggaagcagaaaagaaaaatataaagaacctgaacagaaaaatgaaagaagatatgaatgtgctggaagagaggaaggctgaaatggaaatagagaaaaaagaagcagaaaagcacatggctgaattgaaagaggaagagcaagacattaaggagagtatcaacaagatgagagacaaccttgagcagaacacggctgaaatacaacaacagagacatgaggtagacagggcaatgggagaattacacatcaaaaagaatgaactacaactaagctctatagaggtgaataaacagagagatgagatgtcaaatgaaaagatccaggtggagcaagacaaacaaaatattcgaggtgaaaaggttgaactggaacggatcaagactgagttacaagaaaagtcagagaatctagatcaactcatggacatgacaaaacgagaaaaggacggccttgaagagatttctggccagattcagaaggaaagagaggatattacaaaacaaatggaagatgtcaagaatagaacactggatctggaggcaatgaaagctgaagttgagtcagagaaacaagaaattgaagacatcaagaagatgcTGTCAGATGAAAGAGATGACCTGAAACAGATGAAGATTGAGTTGGAAAGCCAACACCTACACATTGACAACACCAAGGGTAGGATTAATATGGCAATGGATGagttggaagagaggaagactgaaatggaaaaagagaaaaaagaagcagaaaagcacagggctgaattgaaagaggaagagcaagacattaaggagagtatcaacaagatgagagacaaccttgagcagaacacggctgaaatacaacaacagagagatgaggtagacagggcaatgggagaattaaacatcaaaaagaatgaactggaactaagctctatagaggtgaataaacagagagatgagatgtcaaaggaaaagatccaggtggagcaagacaaacaaaatattcaaggtgaaaaggttgaactggaacggatcaagactgagttacaagaaaggtcagagaatctagatcaactcatggacatgac GCTGAAATTGAGTTAG
- the LOC124467416 gene encoding nuclear matrix constituent protein 1-like produces MGELHIKKNELQLSSIEVNKQRDEMSNEKIQVEQDKQNIRGEKVELERIKTELQEKSENLDQLMDMTKREKDGLEEISGQIQKEREDITKQMEDVKNRTLDLEAMKAEVESEKQEIEDIKKMLSDERDDLKQMKIELESQHLHIDNTKGRINMAMDELEERKTEMEKEKKEAEKHRAELKEEEQDIKESINKMRDNLEQNTAEIQQQRDEVDRAMGELNIKKNELELSSIEVNKQRDEMSKEKIQVEQDKQNIQGEKVELERIKTELQERSENLDQLMDMTKREKEGLEEIYGQIQKEREDITKQMEDVR; encoded by the coding sequence atgggagaattacacatcaaaaagaatgaactacaactaagctctatagaggtgaataaacagagagatgagatgtcaaatgaaaagatccaggtggagcaagacaaacaaaatattcgaggtgaaaaggttgaactggaacggatcaagactgagttacaagaaaagtcagagaatctagatcaactcatggacatgacaaaacgagaaaaggacggccttgaagagatttctggccagattcagaaggaaagagaggatattacaaaacaaatggaagatgtcaagaatagaacactggatctggaggcaatgaaagctgaagttgagtcagagaaacaagaaattgaagacatcaagaagatgcTGTCAGATGAAAGAGATGACCTGAAACAGATGAAGATTGAGTTGGAAAGCCAACACCTACACATTGACAACACCAAGGGTAGGATTAATATGGCAATGGATGagttggaagagaggaagactgaaatggaaaaagagaaaaaagaagcagaaaagcacagggctgaattgaaagaggaagagcaagacattaaggagagtatcaacaagatgagagacaaccttgagcagaacacggctgaaatacaacaacagagagatgaggtagacagggcaatgggagaattaaacatcaaaaagaatgaactggaactaagctctatagaggtgaataaacagagagatgagatgtcaaaggaaaagatccaggtggagcaagacaaacaaaatattcaaggtgaaaaggttgaactggaacggatcaagactgagttacaagaaaggtcagagaatctagatcaactcatggacatgacaaaacgagaaaaggagggccttgaagagatttatggccagattcagaaggaaagagaggatattacaaaacaaatggaagatgtca